The Hydra vulgaris chromosome 11, alternate assembly HydraT2T_AEP genome contains a region encoding:
- the LOC136086833 gene encoding general transcription factor II-I repeat domain-containing protein 2-like, whose product MVSFVFSHEIAKKGKPYTDGEYIKNCFINASEDLFRDFKNKTDILKRIKEVLLPAKSIKDRTIKMCSSITTQHIKDPKLISALPIAVDESCDINDTAQVSLFVRFMSYSGPKEELLGLLPLKGQTRGEDIANAVIKCMDKHHIPLDKIVSILTNGAKSMTGVRKEFVAILKEKINHEILVYHCIIHQEALCAQTFPDEIKSYGIRDYNYQLHFSQSAKMKLIIVIKLLIQRTFI is encoded by the coding sequence ATggtaagttttgtttttagccaTGAGATTGCTAAGAAAGGGAAACCGTATACAGACGgcgaatatataaaaaattgttttattaatgcaTCTGAAGATCTATTTCGAGATTTTAAGAACAAAACAGATATTCTGAAAAGAATTAAAGAGGTACTATTGCCTGCTAAAAGCATCAAAGATAGAACAATTAAAATGTGTTCGAGTATAACCACCCAGCATATCAAAGATCCGAAATTGATTTCGGCTTTGCCAATAGCAGTTGACGAGTCTTGTGACATTAATGATACAGCGCAAGTTTCACTTTTTGTAAGATTTATGTCTTATTCAGGCCCTAAAGAGGAACTTTTAGGATTATTGCCACTCAAGGGTCAGACACGTGGAGAAGACATCGCAAATGCTGTAATTAAATGTATGGATAAACATCATATTCCCCTCGATAAAATTGTGTCGATTTTGACAAATGGAGCCAAAAGTATGACCGGCGTAAGAAAAGAGTTTGTtgctattttaaaagaaaaaataaatcacgAGATACTTGTTTACCATTGTATCATTCACCAAGAAGCGCTTTGTGCACAAACATTTCCGGATGAAATTAAAAGTTATGGAATTAGAGATTACAATTATCAACTTCATTTTAGCCAAAGCGCTAAAATGAAGTTGATAATTGTAATCAAATTGTTAAttcaaagaacttttatttga